One window from the genome of Cricetulus griseus strain 17A/GY chromosome 2, alternate assembly CriGri-PICRH-1.0, whole genome shotgun sequence encodes:
- the Klhl9 gene encoding kelch-like protein 9, giving the protein MKVSLGTGGEMGVSAHLQPCKAGTTRFFTSNTHSSVVLQGFDQLRLEGLLCDVTLVPGDGDEIFPVHRAMMASASDYFKAMFTGGMKEQDLMCIKLHGVNKVGLKKIIDFIYTAKLSLNMDNLQDTLEAASFLQILPVLDFCKVFLISGVSLDNCVEVGRIANTYNLIEVDKYVNNFILKNFPALLSTGEFLKLPFERLAFVLSSNSLKHCSELELFKAACRWLRLEDPRMDYAAKLMKNIRFPLMTPQDLINYVQTVDFMRTDNTCVNLLLEASNYQMMPYMQPVMQSDRTAIRSDSTHLVTLGGVLRQQLVVSKELRMYDERAQEWKSLAPMDAPRYQHGIAVIGNFLYVVGGQSNYDTKGKTAVDTVFRFDPRYNKWMQVASLNEKRTFFHLSALKGHLYAVGGRSAAGELATVECYNPRMNEWSYVAKMSEPHYGHAGTVYGGLMYISGGITHDTFQNELMCFDPDTDKWTQKAPMTTVRGLHCMCTVGDKLYVIGGNHFRGTSDYDDVLSCEYYSPTLDQWTPIAAMLRGQSDVGVAVFENKIYVVGGYSWNNRCMVEIVQKYDPEKDEWHKVFDLPESLGGIRACTLTVFPPEENPGSPSRESPLSAPSDHS; this is encoded by the coding sequence ATGAAGGTGTCTCTCGGTACCGGCGGCGAGATGGGCGTCTCTGCCCACCTGCAGCCCTGCAAGGCAGGAACGACGCGGTTTTTTACCAGCAATACCCACAGCTCGGTGGTGTTGCAAGGCTTTGATCAGCTCAGACTCGAGGGCCTGCTTTGTGACGTGACTCTGGTACCTGGTGATGGCGATGAGATCTTCCCGGTTCATAGAGCCATGATGGCGTCTGCTAGCGATTATTTCAAGGCCATGTTCACAGGCGGAATGAAAGAACAAGATTTAATGTGCATTAAACTTCATGGGGTGAACAAAGTTGGCCTGAAGAAaatcattgattttatttatacCGCAAAATTGTCCCTTAACATGGACAATCTTCAGGACACCCTTGAAGCTGCCAGCTTTCTACAAATCTTACCAGTTTTGGACTTTTGTAAAGTATTTCTTATATCAGGCGTCTCTTTAGATAACTGTGTTGAGGTCGGACGGATTGCTAACACCTACAATCTTATAGAAGtggataaatatgtaaataatttcATCCTGAAGAACTTTCCTGCATTGCTGAGTACTGGGGAGTTCCTAAAACTCCCCTTTGAACGGCTTGCCTTTGTGCTTTCCAGCAATAGTCTCAAGCACTGTTCCGAACTTGAACTTTTCAAGGCAGCCTGCCGCTGGTTGAGGCTGGAAGACCCTCGGATGGACTATGCTGCAAAATTAATGAAGAATATTCGATTTCCACTGATGACACCACAGGACCTCATCAACTATGTGCAGACAGTAGATTTCATGAGAACAGACAATACCTGTGTGAATTTACTTTTGGAAGCAAGCAATTACCAAATGATGCCATATATGCAGCCAGTGATGCAGTCAGACAGAACTGCCATTCGCTCTGATTCCACTCACCTTGTTACCTTAGGAGGCGTTCTGAGGCAGCAGCTAGTGGTCAGTAAAGAATTGAGGATGTACGATGAAAGGGCACAGGAGTGGAAGTCCTTAGCCCCCATGGATGCTCCTCGATACCAGCATGGCATTGCTGTTATTGGAAATTTCCTTTATGTAGTTGGTGGTCAGAGTAATTATGATACAAAAGGAAAAACTGCTGTTGATACAGTTTTCAGATTTGACCCTCGGTATAATAAATGGATGCAGGTGGCATCATTAAATGAAAAGCGCACATTCTTTCACCTGAGTGCCCTTAAAGGACATTTGTATGCAGTTGGTGGGCGCAGTGCAGCTGGTGAACTGGCCACAGTAGAATGTTACAACCCAAGAATGAACGAATGGAGCTATGTTGCGAAAATGAGTGAACCCCACTATGGTCATGCCGGAACAGTGTATGGGGGTCTAATGTATATTTCAGGAGGAATTACTCATGACACTTTCCAAAATGAGCTCATGTGTTTTGACCCAGATACAGACAAATGGACACAGAAGGCTCCTATGACTACAGTCCGAGGCCTGCACTGCATGTGTACAGTTGGAGACAAGCTGTATGTGATTGGTGGCAACCACTTCAGAGGAACAAGTGATTATGATGATGTTCTCAGCTGCGAATATTATTCACCAACTCTTGACCAGTGGACTCCAATTGCTGCTATGCTGAGAGGTCAGAGTGATGTTGGAGTTgctgtttttgaaaacaaaatctatGTTGTTGGTGGATATTCTTGGAATAACCGTTGCATGGTAGAAATTGTCCAGAAGTACGACCCGGAAAAAGATGAGTGGCATAAAGTTTTTGATCTTCCAGAGTCACTTGGCGGCATTCGGGCTTGTACTCTCACAGTTTTTCCGCCTGAAGAAAACCCTGGGTCACCTTCAAGAGAATCGCCTCTTTCAGCACCTTCAGATCATTCTTAG
- the LOC100762064 gene encoding interferon alpha-12 — MARLCAFLMTLVVMSYWSTCCLGCDLPQTYNIRALTLLAQMRRLSPLSCLKDRKDFEFPLEKMDAQQIQKAQAIPVLKELTQQVLILFTSKDSSAVWETTLLDTFCTGLHQQLSDLKACLVQQVGEQEPPLSQEDFLVTVKKYFHRITVYLKEKNHSPCAWEVIRAEVWRALSSSANLLARFE; from the coding sequence ATGGCCAGGCTCTGTGCTTTCCTGATGACCCTTGTGGTGATGAGCTACTGGTCAACCTGTTGTCTGGGATGTGACCTGCCTCAGACTTATAACATCAGAGCCTTGACACTCCTGGCACAAATGAGGagactctcccctctctcctgcctgaaggacagaaaggactTTGAATTCCCTCTGGAGAAGATGGATGCCCAGCAGATCCAGAAGGCTCAAGCCATCCCTGTCCTGAAGGAGCTGACCCAGCAGGTCCTGATCCTCTTCACCTCAAAGGACTCATCTGCTGTTTGGGAGACAACCCTCCTAGACACATTCTGCACTGGCCTCCACCAGCAGCTCAGTGACCTGAAAGCCTGTCTGGTGCAGCAGGTGGGGGAGCAGGAACCTCCCCTGAGCCAGGAAGACTTTCTGGTGACTGTGAAGAAATACTTCCACAGGATCACTGTCTACCTGAAAGAGAAGAACCACAGCCCCTGTGCCTGGGAGGTGATCAGAGCAGAAGTCTGGAGAGCCCTGTCTTCCTCAGCTAACTTGCTGGCAAGATTTGAGTGA